From the Kitasatospora viridis genome, one window contains:
- a CDS encoding non-ribosomal peptide synthetase yields the protein MEWVFLAIGAGHCVAHVVEGDGSLTVDQLTRAVAAAAQASPGMRLVRRGRQWVDSGTAPAVEVLDTTGGLLGAPALQRPLDPRRQACEVLLAPGPRSTVVFRAFHGITDGRGLLLWAADVFRVLRGEEPLGADSRLNDDELVRGLDRPGGLPPAQPNPGLEWPPLLGRRSPGSSGVLWRRRTVDGRHPAATAKVAAALARTHGEGRGRFFVPVDLRRHRPELRSTASLARAVQLAVEPGDGWQQAQRRLLSLLAADAELAPQFPDSILRTPLPVLRLVNAGIDLLAARKDRYNSLAYLSHQGAVDLADFEAGEFRATAVYPLGTTGPGSPLEVNLLERPGRTEVTVAWHDGPGKAERADAVLDTIEEALSPREHRQWAGNRTARPLPDTRSVVELFREQVERTPERIALSGPEGDVSYAQLSRRADAVAAALRERGVGPGDVVGLLAGRTVASIAAVWGVLRAGACYLPLDTRHPDARITDLLTDADCTYCLVEQPYDTRECVRSGCKPLLLDELADAAAPEDWQDVVPAPEDLAYVIYTSGSTGRPKGVQIEHRNLANYVHWGTRAFDVDADTRLPLLTSPSFDVTGTSVYLPLLAGGRVILMPDDPTHLSLRRLLADSGANALNLTPSHLDLIGQLDLSPTGYRTVIVIGEQLRVEVAARAQRMFGPDCRIINEYGPTEATIGCTAHTFDPARDGELAVVPIGLPADNTTVHLLDADGRFVAPGETGEMYLGGAQLARGYLGRPDLDRERFVHLADGTRVYRTGDLARLLPSGEIECVGRIDDQVKVRGHRVEPAEVAQALEEHPAVDRAVVVARPRAGQPGKALYGYALTNSAVRPEELTAHLAAVLPPYMVPAAITTLTELPYTVSGKIDTKALPDPHAAATDAPAPMDPTEQAVADIWARTLGTDGSRLDPQSDFHHLGGDSVSLLGMLAAVCRELLTSSQEAVFMDKLPTILVAPTVAHVAALARAARS from the coding sequence ATGGAATGGGTGTTCCTGGCCATCGGAGCGGGCCACTGCGTGGCCCACGTGGTCGAGGGCGACGGCAGCCTGACGGTCGATCAGCTGACCCGCGCGGTGGCGGCCGCCGCGCAGGCCTCCCCCGGGATGCGGCTGGTGCGGCGCGGCAGGCAATGGGTGGACTCCGGCACGGCACCGGCCGTCGAGGTGCTCGACACCACCGGCGGGCTGCTCGGCGCGCCCGCCCTGCAACGCCCGTTGGACCCGCGCCGCCAGGCCTGCGAGGTGCTGCTGGCGCCCGGACCGCGCTCCACCGTGGTGTTCCGCGCCTTCCACGGCATCACCGACGGGCGCGGCCTGCTGCTCTGGGCCGCGGACGTGTTCCGGGTGCTGCGCGGCGAGGAGCCGCTGGGCGCCGACTCCCGGCTCAACGACGACGAGCTGGTCCGCGGCCTCGACCGGCCGGGCGGTCTGCCGCCGGCCCAGCCCAACCCGGGGCTGGAGTGGCCGCCGCTGCTCGGCCGCCGCTCCCCGGGCTCCTCCGGCGTGCTCTGGCGCCGCCGCACCGTCGACGGCCGCCACCCGGCGGCGACGGCCAAGGTGGCCGCCGCGCTGGCCCGGACCCACGGTGAGGGGCGCGGGCGGTTCTTCGTCCCCGTCGACCTGCGCCGGCACCGCCCCGAGCTGCGCTCCACGGCCTCGCTGGCCCGCGCCGTCCAGCTGGCCGTCGAGCCCGGCGACGGCTGGCAGCAGGCGCAGCGCCGACTGCTCAGCCTGCTCGCCGCCGACGCCGAACTCGCCCCGCAGTTCCCCGACTCGATCCTGCGCACGCCGCTGCCGGTGCTGCGCCTGGTCAATGCCGGGATCGACCTCCTCGCGGCCAGGAAGGACCGCTACAACAGCCTCGCCTACCTCTCCCACCAGGGCGCCGTCGACCTGGCCGACTTCGAGGCCGGCGAGTTCCGGGCGACTGCGGTCTACCCGCTGGGCACCACCGGCCCCGGCAGCCCGCTGGAGGTCAACCTGCTGGAGCGCCCGGGCCGCACCGAGGTCACCGTGGCCTGGCACGACGGCCCCGGGAAGGCGGAGCGGGCCGACGCCGTGCTGGACACCATCGAGGAGGCGCTCTCCCCGCGCGAGCACCGGCAGTGGGCCGGGAACCGCACCGCGCGCCCGCTGCCCGACACCCGCTCGGTGGTCGAGCTCTTCCGCGAGCAGGTCGAGCGCACGCCCGAGCGGATCGCGCTCAGCGGTCCCGAAGGGGACGTCAGCTACGCGCAGTTGAGCCGCCGCGCCGACGCCGTCGCCGCAGCCCTGCGCGAGCGGGGCGTCGGCCCCGGCGACGTGGTCGGGCTGCTCGCCGGCCGCACGGTCGCCTCGATCGCCGCGGTGTGGGGCGTGCTGCGGGCCGGCGCCTGCTACCTCCCGCTGGACACCCGGCACCCGGACGCCCGGATCACCGACCTGCTGACCGACGCCGACTGCACCTACTGCCTGGTCGAGCAGCCCTACGACACCCGCGAGTGCGTCCGCTCGGGCTGCAAGCCGCTGCTGCTGGACGAGCTCGCGGACGCGGCCGCGCCCGAGGACTGGCAGGACGTCGTGCCCGCCCCCGAGGACCTGGCCTACGTCATCTACACCTCCGGCTCCACCGGGCGGCCGAAGGGCGTGCAGATCGAGCACCGCAACCTGGCCAACTACGTGCACTGGGGCACCCGCGCCTTCGACGTGGACGCGGACACCCGCCTGCCGCTGCTGACCTCGCCCTCCTTCGACGTCACGGGCACCTCCGTCTACCTGCCGCTGCTCGCCGGCGGCCGGGTGATCCTGATGCCGGACGACCCCACCCACCTCTCGCTGCGCCGGCTCCTGGCGGACTCCGGCGCCAACGCGCTCAACCTGACCCCCTCCCACCTCGACCTGATCGGCCAGCTCGACCTGTCACCCACCGGCTACCGCACGGTGATCGTGATCGGCGAGCAGCTGCGGGTGGAGGTCGCCGCCCGGGCCCAGCGGATGTTCGGCCCCGACTGCCGGATCATCAACGAGTACGGCCCGACCGAGGCCACCATCGGCTGCACCGCCCACACCTTCGACCCCGCCCGCGACGGCGAACTCGCCGTGGTGCCGATCGGCCTGCCCGCGGACAACACCACCGTCCACCTGCTCGACGCGGACGGCCGGTTCGTCGCGCCCGGCGAGACCGGCGAGATGTACCTGGGCGGCGCCCAGCTCGCCCGCGGCTACCTCGGCCGACCCGACCTCGACCGCGAACGCTTCGTCCACCTCGCCGACGGCACGCGCGTCTACCGCACCGGCGACCTGGCCCGGCTGCTGCCCTCGGGCGAGATCGAGTGCGTCGGACGGATCGACGACCAGGTCAAGGTCCGCGGCCACCGGGTCGAACCGGCCGAGGTCGCCCAGGCCCTGGAGGAGCACCCGGCCGTCGACCGGGCCGTGGTGGTCGCCCGCCCCCGGGCCGGGCAGCCGGGCAAGGCCCTGTACGGCTACGCGCTGACCAACTCGGCCGTCAGACCCGAGGAGTTGACCGCCCACCTGGCGGCGGTGCTGCCCCCGTACATGGTCCCCGCCGCCATCACGACGCTCACCGAACTGCCGTACACGGTGAGTGGCAAGATCGACACCAAGGCCCTGCCCGACCCCCACGCCGCAGCCACTGATGCGCCGGCCCCCATGGACCCGACCGAGCAGGCCGTCGCCGACATCTGGGCCCGCACCCTGGGCACCGACGGCTCCCGCCTCGACCCCCAGTCCGACTTCCACCACCTCGGCGGGGACTCCGTCTCCCTGCTCGGCATGCTCGCCGCGGTCTGCCGCGAACTCCTGACGTCCAGTCAGGAGGCGGTCTTCATGGACAAGTTGCCGACGATCCTGGTCGCTCCCACCGTCGCACACGTGGCCGCCCTGGCCCGGGCGGCCCGCAGTTAG
- a CDS encoding ThiF family adenylyltransferase: MHLPMLKPGHLPTRRPDGTILIGPWLYGLASALTDSSGLVWPLCRLLDGRHPVAEIAARMAAEHGATQDQVQQILDLLEAHGWLLDAATTPPPELDPADVARHTRTLDFLIGIDETPRANHYELLAGLRRASVTVLGLGGVGSAAAVSLAATGVGRLHLLDFDTVELTNLNRQLLFAEADLGRPKTEVVAERLRALDSRLVVSTERTRITAAADVAHALRGADLVLSCADSPAEVRDWINDACFAAGKPWLTAGYAGALVTMATMIPGRTCCYRCLSGPQREQKRERGERIPELAGAAHHPVIAASAQITANQLALEGIRLLLGMPVQAAGREIHANLLDLGYHHVFEGKPLADCPAGCGALLDVPVR; the protein is encoded by the coding sequence ATGCACCTGCCCATGCTCAAGCCCGGGCACCTGCCCACCCGGCGGCCGGACGGGACGATCCTGATCGGCCCGTGGCTCTACGGGCTGGCCTCCGCGCTGACCGACTCCTCCGGCCTGGTCTGGCCGCTCTGCCGACTGCTCGACGGCCGCCACCCGGTCGCCGAGATCGCCGCCCGGATGGCGGCCGAGCACGGGGCGACCCAGGACCAGGTCCAGCAGATCCTCGACCTGTTGGAGGCGCACGGCTGGTTGCTCGACGCGGCGACGACACCGCCGCCCGAGCTGGACCCGGCGGACGTGGCCCGGCACACCCGCACCCTGGACTTCCTCATCGGGATCGACGAGACGCCCCGGGCGAACCACTACGAACTGCTCGCCGGCCTGCGCCGCGCCTCGGTCACGGTGCTCGGCCTCGGCGGGGTCGGCTCGGCCGCCGCGGTCAGCCTGGCGGCGACCGGGGTCGGCCGGTTGCACCTGCTCGACTTCGACACCGTGGAGCTCACCAACCTGAACCGCCAGCTGCTCTTCGCCGAGGCGGACCTCGGCCGGCCGAAGACCGAGGTCGTGGCGGAGCGGCTGCGCGCGCTGGACTCCCGACTGGTCGTCAGTACCGAGCGGACTCGGATCACCGCTGCGGCCGACGTGGCGCACGCCCTTCGCGGCGCCGACCTGGTGCTGTCCTGCGCGGACAGCCCGGCCGAGGTGCGCGACTGGATCAACGACGCCTGTTTCGCGGCGGGCAAGCCCTGGCTGACCGCCGGATACGCCGGAGCGCTGGTCACCATGGCCACCATGATTCCCGGCCGGACCTGCTGCTACCGCTGCCTCAGCGGCCCGCAGCGGGAGCAGAAGCGCGAACGCGGCGAACGGATCCCGGAGCTGGCCGGGGCGGCCCACCACCCGGTGATCGCGGCCTCCGCCCAGATCACCGCGAACCAACTGGCCCTGGAGGGCATCCGCCTGCTGCTCGGCATGCCGGTGCAGGCGGCCGGCCGGGAGATCCACGCCAACCTGCTCGACCTCGGCTACCACCACGTCTTCGAGGGGAAACCGCTGGCCGACTGCCCCGCCGGCTGTGGCGCCCTGCTGGACGTCCCGGTCCGATGA